The Aeoliella mucimassa genome includes the window AAGAAGTGGTGGTTCCTCGGCGACTTCCGCAAGGCGTTCGCCTACATGGAAAACTGGCCGATCACGGTCACCCAGGCTCCCCGCGGCAGCGAAGCCGAGTTCACGCAGGACATCGTCATGCGGTTCAAAGCGAGCGAACGGGGTGCGGCCGCGGTGATCGATCCCCGCTACGTGGTGAAATGCACCGGCTAGCGATTTTGAAATGATGTGATTTCTTTCCCGCCCCGCGCGCGCGATGCGCCCCCGCTCCCGCCTGCAAGTTCAGGCGCGGGGTGGGGGCCTCTGCTACCTCACGCGGCGCGGCAGAGAAGAGTGGTTGCTGCTTACCCTTTCCCAAGTTTCTCCCTGGAATCACGATGCCAACTTCTCACACCTTAGCGATGTTCGACGCCGCGGCTGGCCGCCCGCCGGCGGCGAACTACCCGCAGCTCGACCTGCGTAACGCGACCCTTGTGCTCGACTTCGACGATACGGCGGCCGAGTCGATCGACTTCGTCGGACTGTTACCAACCACTTACACTGCTGGCGACTTCGAAGCGATCGTCACCTGGGCGGCCACTTCGGCGACCACCGGCAGCGTGGTCTGGCAAGCCGAGTTCGAGCGGCACCCGATCGACGATGCAACGTTCGGCACGCACGATTTGGACGACGATAGCTTCGGCACCTCGAGTACCGTGACCACCGCGGTGGCCTCGGCCGCGGGGGAGATCGCACAAAGCACGATTAGTCTCACCGCCAGCGATGCCGACTCGCCGGCCGCTGGCGAAACCTACCGACTCCGCATCACCCGCCTGGCGAGCGATGCTTCCGACACCCTGACCGGCGATGCCGAGCTAGTCGCGGTCGAACTGCGGGAGGTCTAACCCAATGGCACTCGAGTTCATCAGTGGCCCCGCGGTCGTGAGCCTTGGCTCGCTCAGCGAACTCAGCGGAGCATCCGCCATGTCGATCGCTGGCTGGATTCGCCTGAACAACTTGTCGGGGGATTCTGCCATCGTGGTCCGCGGCAGCACGTTCTCGACGTCGGCCGCGTGGATGCTCTGGCGCGACCAGGTTGGTTCGCAAAGCTATCGCGAAAACATGCTCGCCGGCATCGTGAACACCAACGTGGGGACGTTGCGCGTTGAATCGGCCGACAACACGCTCAACGATGCGACCCAATGGCATCACCTGGCGATGGTGTTCGAAGCCGACCAGGCGGATGGGCTGCGGTTGTTTATCGATGGGGTTCGCGACCCTTATCACCAAAGCACCGTGGGGCACGACCACTTGGTGGTGAACACCTCGGCTGCGACGCTCGGACTTGCCGACACCGCGCGGCAGTTTCAAGGCGGCATGGCCGAGTTCTCGTTTTGGAACAGCCCGCTGGCCGACGCGGAAGTCGCCCACCTGGCGGCCGGTTTCTCGCCGCTTTCGGTCGCCGGTTCGCTCTCGCGATTGGTGCTTTATCAAGACTTCATCCGCAGCGTGAATCGCCCCGGCGTCGGATCTGTGGTCTCGACCTCCGGCAGCATCGCACCCCTCTCGCACCCGCGCACGTTGCCTTGGACTAGTGCCATGGCGGCCGCCGCGCGAGTGGTCACAACCACCACGCTCGCGGGACCGTACCGCCGAGAGCAGGGCGAACTCACCCTCGGTGGCTTACTGACCGGCAGCATCGGCGTGCCCGGTGCGGTGGCCGGCTCCCTTTCACTTTCTGGCGAGGTAAACAGCTAATGCCAACTGCACACGATATCCGCGGAACCGTTTTCAAGCATGGCTCGGCCGTGCTGCTCGCTCGCATCGTCGGGCCCGAGGGAACCGCGGTCACTACTAGCGACTTAGCGAGCGTTCGCTACAGCGTCTACCAGGTCGACCCGGTGGATCCCGACGCGCTCACCGCCGTCGAAGGGCACGCCGAGGTGTCGCTCACCGTGGCCGATGTGTTCTACGACACCCTGCAAACCGGCGGGCCATGGTCGGTCGACGAGACCGGCTACAACTTTCGCCACGACTTGCCGGTCGACTCGGACGAGGCGTTCCCCATCGCGGGAGCCGACTACCAGGTGCGGTACGAGGTGATCCCCACCAGCGGGCAGAAGCTCGTGTTCCGTTTCGCAGTCCGCTGCATCTAGCGTCAGCGCACGCTGGCATTCTCTCACGAACTCTATCCCCCAAGACGACGATGAACGATACCCAACAACTCGAGACGATTCGCTCCCTCACGCTTTCGCAGATCGAAGAGATTCGCGCCGACCCGAAACCTACCTACTGGCTCGACGGCCAGCGGGTGCATTGGCAAGAGTACGTCGAGTCGCTGCAGGCGACCGTCGATTGGTGCGACCAGAAGATCCTGGCGCAGGAGCTATTCGAAATCCGCTCGCGAGGGGTTTAACATGGCGATTACTTGGAACATGGCCGGCGACTTTAGCACCGTGCTCGACGCGAGCGAACCGCTCACCCTCGTGCGGCGGGGCGGAGCACCGCGGGCGACGATCGACAAAGCCTGGCGTGTGGTCGATCGCCGCGCCGAGGCCGAACCGACCGATGGGCGAGTGCTACAAGCCGACGTCGAGTGGCAGTTCGAATGGCCCGATCACGTGCAACTGCCACAACTCGGCGATCGCCTGATCGATGCGGCTGGCGAGCACTACACGCTACTGGCCATCCACCGCCTGCGTGGCAACACGCGACTGAAGGTCGAGTCTCGCAACCTGCGCGTTGCCCATCGTCTCGACTGCCTGATGGATATCGAACAGGCCGAATGGGACGCTGAAACCCTCGTAGGTTGGACCACTTACCGCCCAGCGATCCGCGCCTGCGTTCAGCCCAGCGAAACCACCGTGGACGACTCCAGCAGTTCGACCACGCGGTATCGCGTGCTACTGGAAGACCCAGAACTGCAGCTCGACCACAATCACCGCCTGGTCGACAGCGACGGAGCCGTTTATCGCCTGGTGAGTTTCACCAACGCAAAACGAATCGACGCGCTACCGGTTGCGGTGGTGGAGAGGGAGTAATGTTTCGGCCCACATCCCGTCGTTACACGGCGGTTGGCAACCGCGACATCGTTTCTTCGTACACGTGCAGGTACTGTTCGGCGCTGGTTCGCCAGCTCCAGTCCTGGTTCATGCCGGTGCGGACGAGTCGTCGCCAGGGGTCGGGGCTGCGATACAGCGACAAGGCCCGCTCGATGGTCGAGCCCAACGCGTCGCTGTTGTATTCGAAGAACGAAAACCCGTTGGCGGTGCCATTGTTCAATGCATGGTCCGTCGCGTCGGTAATCGTGTCGGCCAAACCGCCGGTGGCCCGGACAATCGGCACGGTGCCGTAACGCAGGCTGTACATTTGGTTGAGCCCGCACGGTTCGTACCGGCTCGGCATCAAGAAAAAATCGCCGCCGGCTTCGAGTCGATGGGCCAGCGGATTCGAGAACTCGAGCCGCACGCCGACTTGCTCGGGATAGCGAGCCGCCAGTTCGGTTAGCAGCGTGTGGTACTTCGGTTCGCCGGTGCCGAGGATCGCCCACTGCACGGCGTTGCGTTGGGCGTAGGTCTCGATCAACGGGGCGATCAAATCGAACCCCTTTTGATCGGCCAAACGACCGACGATCGAAATCATCGGCATCTCCGGACGCGTCGGCAATCCAAGCTCTTGCTGCAGCGCCTGCTTGCAAGCGGCTTTGCCAGAAACGAAGTACTCGGAGGAATATTGCTGAGCGATAAACGGATCGGTCTCGGGGTTCCAAGCCCCGTAATCGCATCCATTGAGTACGCCGAACAGGTCTTCGGCACGATCCTGCAACACCCCTTCGAGTCCGCAACCATGCTCGGCGTGCTGAATCTCTTTCGCGTAGGTCGGGCTCACGGTGCTCACCGTATCGGCGAACACCAGCGCGCTCTTCAGGAAGTTGAGCTTGCCGTAGAACTCCATCTGTTGCCAGTTGAAGTATTTCCAGTCGAGCCCTGTGAGTTCCATGTCCCAGTGCCAGAACGAACCCTGATAGGCCAGGTTATGAATCGTAAAGAGCGTTGCAATGTTGCTGTAATCGACTGTGCGACCACGCTCGGTACGCAGGTAAACCGTCGACAGGGCCGAGGTCCAGTCGTGGGCGTGCAGCAATTGGGTGTCGGGCACGAAGCGTTCGATGACTTCGAGCACCGCGCGATTGAAGAACACAAAGCGTTCGCAGTTGTCCTTGTAGTCTTCGCCATCTTCGCGATACA containing:
- the glgA gene encoding glycogen synthase GlgA, with the translated sequence MNVLFVSAEAVPFAKTGGLGDICGSLPRELAARGVRCTLVMPAFRQALNCGQPIEPTGVEIVVPIAGRPVKGRLLKSTLPDSDVTVYLVDHPGYYDRAELYREDGEDYKDNCERFVFFNRAVLEVIERFVPDTQLLHAHDWTSALSTVYLRTERGRTVDYSNIATLFTIHNLAYQGSFWHWDMELTGLDWKYFNWQQMEFYGKLNFLKSALVFADTVSTVSPTYAKEIQHAEHGCGLEGVLQDRAEDLFGVLNGCDYGAWNPETDPFIAQQYSSEYFVSGKAACKQALQQELGLPTRPEMPMISIVGRLADQKGFDLIAPLIETYAQRNAVQWAILGTGEPKYHTLLTELAARYPEQVGVRLEFSNPLAHRLEAGGDFFLMPSRYEPCGLNQMYSLRYGTVPIVRATGGLADTITDATDHALNNGTANGFSFFEYNSDALGSTIERALSLYRSPDPWRRLVRTGMNQDWSWRTSAEQYLHVYEETMSRLPTAV
- a CDS encoding LamG-like jellyroll fold domain-containing protein, with protein sequence MALEFISGPAVVSLGSLSELSGASAMSIAGWIRLNNLSGDSAIVVRGSTFSTSAAWMLWRDQVGSQSYRENMLAGIVNTNVGTLRVESADNTLNDATQWHHLAMVFEADQADGLRLFIDGVRDPYHQSTVGHDHLVVNTSAATLGLADTARQFQGGMAEFSFWNSPLADAEVAHLAAGFSPLSVAGSLSRLVLYQDFIRSVNRPGVGSVVSTSGSIAPLSHPRTLPWTSAMAAAARVVTTTTLAGPYRREQGELTLGGLLTGSIGVPGAVAGSLSLSGEVNS